In Candidatus Eisenbacteria bacterium, one DNA window encodes the following:
- the cdd gene encoding cytidine deaminase, which translates to MADFEDLAARARDAARRSYSPYSGVRVGCALETDEGVVFDGTNIENASFSVTMCAERVALFKAVSEGARGVKRVFIWSDTGLLLPPCGACLQVLSEWMADGAEVTLLREDGEARTYAFRELLPVDLSGLRNHLK; encoded by the coding sequence ATGGCCGATTTCGAGGATCTTGCCGCCCGCGCGCGGGACGCCGCGCGCCGATCCTACTCCCCCTATTCCGGGGTGCGCGTCGGCTGCGCGCTGGAGACGGACGAGGGGGTGGTCTTCGACGGCACGAACATCGAGAACGCCTCGTTCAGCGTCACGATGTGCGCGGAGCGCGTCGCGCTCTTCAAGGCGGTGAGCGAGGGCGCCCGCGGCGTGAAGCGGGTGTTCATCTGGAGCGATACCGGCCTCCTTCTTCCCCCGTGCGGCGCGTGCCTTCAGGTCCTTTCCGAGTGGATGGCCGATGGGGCCGAGGTCACGCTTCTCCGCGAGGACGGCGAAGCGCGGACGTACGCGTTCCGCGAGCTTCTTCCGGTCGATCTGTCCGGACTTCGAAACCACCTGAAGTAA